GCTGGAAATGAACATGGTGGCGGAAGGCTATTATGCCAGCCGCTGCATCTTCGAGATCAACAAAGAGATCGGCGCGTATATGCCCGTAGCCCAAAAAGTCTACGCTATCCTGTGGGAGAACCTGCATCCGGAAGAAGCCTATATGGAACTGGAAAAGGGTTTTATATAGCTACCGGTATCAAAAGAACATCGCTGCCGCAATTCCGTCGGCAAAGAATTTTCCCTGGCGCGTAAGCCGCAGCATGGCGCCTTCCTGCTGCATCCATCCTTTTTCGGTAAACTCTTTGGCCGCCGCCAGGATCTGTTCGCTTTTGTCCTGCCCGAAACGTTCCGTCACCCGCTCCAGGTCAGCGCCCTGCGAGGTCCGCAGCGAGATCATGATGTATTCGTTCAGTGCCATTTTCGGGCTGAGCATCTCTATTTCAAAGGGCACAACGCCCTTCCGGATATTTTGCATATAGAGGGAGTTGTTGGCCACGTTCCATTGCCGGGAAAGCCCGTTAAAGGAATGTGCGGAGGGGCCGATACCAAGATAGGGCCGGCCTTGCCAGTAGCTGCTGTTGTGCCTGGACTGTTTGCCCGGCTGCGCGAAATTGGATATCTCATAATGCTCGTACCCCGCTTCTTCCGTCCATTGCATCAGCATTTCAAAATGAAGCGCCGCCCTGTCCGGATCAATGGGAGCGATCTTGTGATGCTGAATGAAATGGTCCAGCGCAGTGCCCGGCTCTACGGTCAGCGCATAACAGGACAAGTGGGGGATTCCGAGGGCGGTGGCCTGCTGCACGTTCTGCTCCCAATGTTTGTCCGTCAGGGTAGGGGTGCCGTAGATCAGGTCTATGCTGATATTGTCGAACCCTGTTTTCCCCGCCAGCTCAAGGCAGCCGGTCGCCTGGGATGCATTGTGCGCACGGTTCATCCATCGGAGGTCTTCCTCAAAGAATGACTGCACGCCGATGCTCAGGCGGTTGATATCCGCATCCCGCAGGGATTGCAGTGTGGTGGCGGTAAGATCGTCCGGATTGGCTTCCAGGGTGATTTCGGCATCTGCCGTAACCGAAAAATGACGGTGCAGCTCCTCCAGGAGCCGGGTGATGTCCGCCGGTGGCAGGAGGCTGGGCGTTCCGCCGCCGAAATAGATCGTTTCTACCGCATGCCCCGCCAGATATTCCTTTTGCAGAGCAATTTCAGCAAGCAGGGATTGCACCATCTCATCGCGGTATTGCAGGGATGTGGAGAAATGGAAATTGCAATAATGGCATGCCTTTTTGCAAAACGGAATATGAAGATAGATACCTGCCATGAGTTGTTTTAAGAAAGAATCGCCGCGAATATTTGCAAACCTCGAAAATACATCTGAGTTTTGTTGATATTTTTGGAACAAGAATAGTTAATTGCATCACAAAACATACCCTCGTTTGCGCATCCTCTTGATATTTATATTGATGATCTGTTCCTCAACCGCCCTCCGGGCGCAGTCGGGCGATACATCCTTCAAAGTTAAGCCAGATTCTTCGCAAGCCGCTGCGGTATTTCTGCAGGACTCCGTGGTGAAGAAGGCAAGGGTACACATGTATGATACCGTGATGCAGCAGCTGGCCAAAACGAACCGGTACCTGAATACCGCCGGTAAAACCCCGGTGTACGATATCAATCCCCTGCGGCATGATCAGCGGCAGGATTGGCTGGTGTACCTTGTTGGAGGCGTGTTACTGCTGTTGGGCATTATCCGCACCGCTTACCTGAAGTATTTTTCGGACCTGTTCCGGGCTTTCCTGAACCCCACGCTCAGCCAGCGGCAGCTGAAAGACCAGCTTTCCCAGTCGCCTTTCCCCAACTTCCTGCTCAATGCGTTCTTTGTGGTCAGCCTGGGCCTGTATCTCTACCTCATGATGTACCGGCTCAATTACCCTACCGATGCCATTGCCTGGATGCTGATCCCCGGCCTGATGCTGCTGGTGGGCCTGATATATGCCGTCAAATACATTGTGCTGAAATTCTGCGGATGGCTGTTCGGCAACGAAGACCTGATCGATGCGTATGTTTTTATCCTGTACCTGATCAACAAGATCCTGGGCATTCTGCTGGCGCCGTTCCTGGTGATACTCGCTTTCTGCCGGCCGGAAATTGCCGCCACCAGCCTATATATTTCGGTATTCTTTATTGTATTATTGATTGTGTACCGATACGTAAGGTCCTATTCCCTGGTGCGCCAATACTTGTCTTTTAGCAAATTGCATTTTTTTCTTTACCTTTGCGCATTCGAAGTAGTGCCGGTATTAATAATTACAAAGGTGTTACTGATTTGGTTAACTGGTAATCCGTAGATTACTGCGATTGTTAACACAAGAGCAAATACGTATGATTAAAGGCGGGTCAAAAAAAGATTTGCAGGAGAAACAACTAACGATCCTAATTTCCCAACCTAAGCCAGAGACAGAGAAATCACCTTATTTCGACTTGGCTAAGAAATTCAATGTTCGGTTGGATTTTCATCCTTTTATTAGAGTAGAAGGCGTAGCGGGTAAGGACTTTCGCAAGCAGAAGGTGGATATCACGAATTATACTGCCGTGATCTTTACCAGCCGCAATTCTGTTGATCATTTTTTTCGTGTATGCGAAGAACTGAAGGTGAAGGTGTCCCAGGATTGCAAGTATTTTTGTATCACGGAAGCAGTGGCGCTGTACCTGCAAAAGTTCATTCTTTACCGCAAGCGCAAGGTTTTTTATGGGGCTGACGGCTCTACCAAAAGCCTGCTTGAAGTAATGAACAAGCACCGTGAGAATGAAAAATTCCTTTTCCCTAGCTCGGATAGTCAGAAGAAAGATATTGAAGAGTGGCTCAAGACCAACAAATGCGAGTATGCCACCGCTTCGCTTTACAAGACCGTTTCGAACGATGTGAAAGAGATACTGACGAAAACGGAGTACGATATGATCGTATTCTTCAGCCCCTCCGGTGTGAAATCTCTTTTCGAGAATATGCCGAAGTTCCAGCAGAATGGTACACATATCGGGGCTTTTGGTCCCACTACCTCCGCGGCAGTGGAACAGGCCGGCCTCCGGCTGGACATCAAAGCCCCCGCGCCCCAGGCCCCCTCTATGGTGGCCGCGCTGGAGCAATACCTGCTGGGATTGAATAAAAAATAGGATGGCGAAGGCCGGACGAGATATTAAAAAGGGCGTACCGCACAGGCACGCCCTTTTTGCGTTCAGGCATTGCCGGCCGGCCTCCTGCAGCATGCGTGCTTCCCGGAATAATCCAACAACAATAGTATTTGGCACAAAGAATGATGCTTTCATGGGATGTTTTGTAATCATTTGATCTTTAACTTGCACCTGTATTTGACCATCTATGATGAACCGACTAGCAAAGGAGACCAGCCCCTACCTGCTCCAGCACGCGCATAACCCGGTAGACTGGTATCCCTGGGGAGAGGAAGCGCTGCAGAAAGCCGAACGGGAAGACAAGCCCGTTCTCGTGAGCATTGGCTATGCCGCCTGCCACTGGTGCCACGTCATGGAGCGGGAAAGCTTCGAGGACGAGGAGACCGCCCGTATCATGAATGAACATTTCGTCAACATCAAAATAGACCGGGAAGAGCGCCCGGACATCGATCATATTTACATGGACGCCCTGCAGGCCATGTCCGGTTCCGGCGGCTGGCCGCTCAATATGTTCCTGCTGCCCAACCGCCAGCCCTTTTATGGCGGCACTTATTTTCCGCCAAAGCAGGCATATAACCGGCCTTCCTGGAAGGAAGTGCTGCTGGCCGTTTCCGAAGCCTTCAAAACAAAACGTGCGGAGCTGGAAGAACAGGCCACCCATCTTACCCAACACCTTCATCAAAGTAACCAGTTCGGCATGGAAGCCGTGAATATGCAGCTTCCACGGGAAGAGCAGTTCACCTCCGCCCAATGCAACGCGATAACGCTGGCCATCATGGGCCAGGCAGACCGGGAATGGGGCGGTTTTGGCCGTGCCCCCAAGTTCCCCGCGTCTTTTACCATCCAGTACCTGCTGCGTTATTGCCGCGCCCATCCAGATGAAGAAGCATTGCAGCAGGCGCAGCTGTCGCTCGACAAGATGATCGGCGGCGGTATTTACGATCAGCTGGGCGGCGGCTTTGCCCGGTATTCCACTGATGAAAAATGGCTGGCCCCGCATTTTGAGAAGATGTTGTACGACAACGCCCTGCTTACGGATACGCTCTGCGAAGCCTGGCAGCTGACAGGTAAGGCGCGCTATGCGGCAACCATCCGGCAGACGCTCGCGTTTATCCGGCGGGAGATGACATCTCCGGAAGGAGGCTTCTATTCAGCGCTGGATGCGGATTCAGAGGGCGTTGAAGGCAAATTTTATGTGTGGAGCGAAGAAGAGATACAAGCTGTGCTGGGGGATGATGCCGCGGCATTTAATGCATACTACGATGTCAGCCGTCAGGGCAACTGGGAAGACCATAACATTCTCTGGACGCCGCGCCCCCTGGAAGAAGTGGCGGCCGGTCTGGATATGACCCCGGAGCAGCTGGAAGCGCTGCTGGAAAGGAGCCGCGCGAAGCTTATGCCCGTTCGTGACCTGCGCATACGCCCCGGTCTGGACGACAAGATACTCCTGGGCTGGAACGCCCTGATGATCCACGCCTGCTGCAAAGCGTATGCAGCACTGGGAGAGAAGGCCTGGCTGGATATGGCGGAAACCGCCATGCACTTCATCTGGGAAAAAATGCGCCGGAACGAAGCATCTTATGCCTTCTGGCATACGTATAAAGAAGGGGATGCCCGTTATCCCGCTTTTCTTGATGATTATGCCAGCCTCATCCGCGCAATGATTGCTTTACAGGAAGTTACAGGAGAACTCGACTGGCTGCGCAAGGCAAAAGATGTAGCGCAGTACGTTGCAGAACAATTTGGAGACGAAACGGAACGTTATTTCTACTACACTGCAGCGGGACAGGCCGATGTGATCGTGCGGAAGAAAGAAGTGTACGACGGCGCAGTGCCCAGCGGCAACGCCCTGATGGCGCATAATCTCTGGTACCTGTCCATTGTGTTCGACCGGCGTGACTGGGCGGACCGGGCGGTGGCGATGACGGCGAGCCTGGCGCAGTCCGTTACCCGATACCCCACCTCTTTTGGCATATGGGCATCCATGATCCTCAGAATGGTGGAAGGCACGCCGGAGCTGGCGGTCTCCGGCCCGGAGTACCGGTTGCGCATGGAAGCGCTCAATAAAAGGTATATCCCTGGAAAAGTGTTGCTGGGTGCGGAACATGATCAGGAAGACATGCCGCTTTTGCAGCAAAGGGAGCAAAAAGGGAAAACCCTGATCTATCTCTGCCAGGATTATCATTGTATGAAGCCTGTGGAAGATATGTCAGAAATACATAATTTAATATGATATTTGTTGTAAATTGCAAGCCCTTTGATTAAATTGGGTTTGCCGGGAATAATTAACATTGGGAATTCCAAAATAAATATTATATTTATCTTAAATGCGTTTATAGGGTTGACAGTAAAGCATTTAAAGATTCCCCGAAATGGTATTCCGCTGTGGCTAAATACTGAAACGAAATGTTGATTGCATAATAAAATGTTAAAAGTCACGTTTAATTTAGTTACGAAGCACCGTGTAGAAGGCATGAAAAAGTTGGATAAAAACTAACTACGGATTAAAAATAATTATTACATTTGCTATCTTTCTGATAAACAACCAGGTGAAAAGTGTGACTAAAAATGATATCTTGCGCGTGGGCCATTGCATCTGGCAGGTTAAAGAAAAATCGTATTCTAATGAAAGTCACCCTTATGAAGCTTAATTATTGCAGTGGGCTGATGGTTGTATTGCTGCCACTTATCCTGGCGAGCTGCGGTGGTGGTAAAACCCCTAAAAATGCTC
This genomic stretch from Chitinophaga sp. XS-30 harbors:
- the hemW gene encoding radical SAM family heme chaperone HemW translates to MAGIYLHIPFCKKACHYCNFHFSTSLQYRDEMVQSLLAEIALQKEYLAGHAVETIYFGGGTPSLLPPADITRLLEELHRHFSVTADAEITLEANPDDLTATTLQSLRDADINRLSIGVQSFFEEDLRWMNRAHNASQATGCLELAGKTGFDNISIDLIYGTPTLTDKHWEQNVQQATALGIPHLSCYALTVEPGTALDHFIQHHKIAPIDPDRAALHFEMLMQWTEEAGYEHYEISNFAQPGKQSRHNSSYWQGRPYLGIGPSAHSFNGLSRQWNVANNSLYMQNIRKGVVPFEIEMLSPKMALNEYIMISLRTSQGADLERVTERFGQDKSEQILAAAKEFTEKGWMQQEGAMLRLTRQGKFFADGIAAAMFF
- a CDS encoding DUF4271 domain-containing protein, which codes for MICSSTALRAQSGDTSFKVKPDSSQAAAVFLQDSVVKKARVHMYDTVMQQLAKTNRYLNTAGKTPVYDINPLRHDQRQDWLVYLVGGVLLLLGIIRTAYLKYFSDLFRAFLNPTLSQRQLKDQLSQSPFPNFLLNAFFVVSLGLYLYLMMYRLNYPTDAIAWMLIPGLMLLVGLIYAVKYIVLKFCGWLFGNEDLIDAYVFILYLINKILGILLAPFLVILAFCRPEIAATSLYISVFFIVLLIVYRYVRSYSLVRQYLSFSKLHFFLYLCAFEVVPVLIITKVLLIWLTGNP
- a CDS encoding uroporphyrinogen-III synthase, which encodes MDFHPFIRVEGVAGKDFRKQKVDITNYTAVIFTSRNSVDHFFRVCEELKVKVSQDCKYFCITEAVALYLQKFILYRKRKVFYGADGSTKSLLEVMNKHRENEKFLFPSSDSQKKDIEEWLKTNKCEYATASLYKTVSNDVKEILTKTEYDMIVFFSPSGVKSLFENMPKFQQNGTHIGAFGPTTSAAVEQAGLRLDIKAPAPQAPSMVAALEQYLLGLNKK
- a CDS encoding thioredoxin domain-containing protein, with amino-acid sequence MMNRLAKETSPYLLQHAHNPVDWYPWGEEALQKAEREDKPVLVSIGYAACHWCHVMERESFEDEETARIMNEHFVNIKIDREERPDIDHIYMDALQAMSGSGGWPLNMFLLPNRQPFYGGTYFPPKQAYNRPSWKEVLLAVSEAFKTKRAELEEQATHLTQHLHQSNQFGMEAVNMQLPREEQFTSAQCNAITLAIMGQADREWGGFGRAPKFPASFTIQYLLRYCRAHPDEEALQQAQLSLDKMIGGGIYDQLGGGFARYSTDEKWLAPHFEKMLYDNALLTDTLCEAWQLTGKARYAATIRQTLAFIRREMTSPEGGFYSALDADSEGVEGKFYVWSEEEIQAVLGDDAAAFNAYYDVSRQGNWEDHNILWTPRPLEEVAAGLDMTPEQLEALLERSRAKLMPVRDLRIRPGLDDKILLGWNALMIHACCKAYAALGEKAWLDMAETAMHFIWEKMRRNEASYAFWHTYKEGDARYPAFLDDYASLIRAMIALQEVTGELDWLRKAKDVAQYVAEQFGDETERYFYYTAAGQADVIVRKKEVYDGAVPSGNALMAHNLWYLSIVFDRRDWADRAVAMTASLAQSVTRYPTSFGIWASMILRMVEGTPELAVSGPEYRLRMEALNKRYIPGKVLLGAEHDQEDMPLLQQREQKGKTLIYLCQDYHCMKPVEDMSEIHNLI